A single Arcobacter sp. FWKO B DNA region contains:
- the rho gene encoding transcription termination factor Rho produces MEETNTQELSHDNVMTDKKTKTSKDAKSKSRTHVPVEGFTIEQLRTLPLEELLKIADDLDIENPQELKRQDLMFSILKSQIDQGGYILFTGILEIKEGGFGFLRALDGNFSDSSSDSYVSSTQIRRFALRTGDIVTGQVRPPNKEQEKYHALLKVEAVNYLPVNESKHRPLFDNLTPLYSTKKFKFEYQPTKLTGRVIDIFTPMGKGQRGLIVAPPRSGKTELLKELAHGISTNHPEAVLMVLLIDERPEEVTDMQRSVKGEVYSSTFDLPAQNHVRVAELVIEKAKRMVEMGKDVVILLDSITRLARAYNTVTPSSGKVLSGGVDANALHKPKRFFGAARNIEEGGSLTIISTALVDTGSRMDEVIFEEFKGTGNAEVVLSRNAADRRVYPALDIIKSGTRKEELLISTEQLQKTWILRNAIATMDEVEALKFLYSKLQKTANNAEFFNSMNE; encoded by the coding sequence ATGGAAGAAACTAACACTCAAGAACTTAGTCATGACAATGTGATGACAGATAAAAAGACAAAAACTTCAAAAGATGCAAAATCAAAATCAAGAACACATGTACCAGTAGAAGGCTTTACAATAGAGCAATTAAGAACTTTGCCATTAGAAGAGCTATTAAAAATAGCTGATGACTTGGATATTGAAAATCCACAAGAGCTTAAAAGACAAGACTTGATGTTTTCTATTTTGAAATCACAAATAGACCAAGGTGGATACATACTTTTTACAGGTATTTTAGAGATAAAAGAGGGTGGATTTGGGTTTTTAAGAGCACTTGATGGTAATTTTAGTGATTCATCTAGTGATTCTTATGTTAGTTCAACGCAAATAAGAAGATTTGCCCTTAGAACTGGTGATATAGTAACAGGTCAAGTAAGACCACCTAATAAAGAACAAGAAAAATATCATGCATTATTAAAAGTAGAAGCTGTTAATTACCTTCCAGTAAATGAATCTAAACATAGACCATTGTTTGATAATCTTACACCTTTATATTCTACTAAAAAATTTAAGTTTGAATATCAGCCAACAAAGCTTACAGGTAGAGTAATAGATATATTTACACCAATGGGTAAAGGACAAAGGGGACTTATCGTTGCACCTCCTAGAAGTGGTAAAACTGAGTTATTAAAAGAACTAGCTCATGGTATAAGTACAAATCATCCAGAAGCTGTATTAATGGTACTTTTAATAGATGAAAGACCTGAAGAAGTGACTGATATGCAAAGATCAGTAAAAGGTGAAGTATATAGTTCGACTTTTGACCTTCCTGCTCAAAACCATGTAAGAGTTGCAGAGCTTGTCATCGAAAAAGCAAAAAGAATGGTAGAGATGGGTAAAGATGTAGTAATATTACTTGATTCTATTACAAGACTTGCAAGGGCTTATAATACAGTTACTCCAAGTAGTGGAAAAGTATTAAGCGGTGGTGTTGATGCAAATGCACTTCATAAACCAAAAAGATTTTTTGGAGCTGCTAGAAATATAGAAGAAGGTGGAAGCCTTACTATTATATCAACAGCACTTGTAGATACTGGTAGTAGAATGGATGAGGTAATTTTTGAAGAGTTTAAAGGTACTGGTAATGCTGAAGTTGTACTAAGTAGAAATGCTGCAGATAGAAGAGTATATCCTGCACTTGATATTATTAAATCTGGTACTAGAAAAGAAGAACTTTTAATTAGTACTGAACAATTACAAAAAACTTGGATACTTAGAAATGCTATTGCTACTATGGATGAAGTTGAAGCGTTGAAATTTTTATATTCTAAATTACAAAAAACAGCAAACAACGCAGAGTTTTTTAATTCTATGAATGAATAA
- a CDS encoding methyl-accepting chemotaxis protein has protein sequence MFSNNKSVKTQITVPVVIGGIIVILAVLAISIYAKNVIMTQSGIQVADVMAKQASEARKIYAGQIMPKIQGLGGYDHADWKDMDGAVPAAATLVNMIGHNVANVMPGVNLRLYSELPFTNRKLELDDFERRSLKALEKNPTQPYYELIDNNGQSMLRYAISDVMAQGCVNCHNNHGLSPKTDWKVGDFRGAVGVSVPLNELEGSISKQFNIVQFSLAIAMILLVVALLFVANSIVNSTVAIKDGLLTFFSFLNKETTKAELISLDSKDEFGQMAKVINQNITTIEQDLIKDTKTVLATIKVVDSVKNGDLSHNVSVVPANPQLLELTKTLNEMLEILRSKVGTDLNAISKVLSDFAQYNFTTKVPNSKGEIEKAINDLGEEISQLLKQSLTIGKTLDDVSDQLIGNVEVLNRNSNHAAASLEETAAALEEITSTITNNSNSVSQMATYSNQVSSSAKKGQELAKNTTTAMDEITSQVSLINEAIAVIDQIAFQTNILSLNAAVEAATAGEAGKGFAVVAGEVRNLASRSAEAAKEIKHIVENATQKADQGKAISNEMIKGYEELLENINKTTQMIDEISTASKEQEAGIIQINDAITQLDQQTQANASIANQTKQVALQTDTIAKEIVADAMKKDFIGKK, from the coding sequence ATGTTTTCTAATAACAAAAGTGTTAAAACACAAATCACCGTACCTGTAGTGATAGGTGGAATTATTGTTATTCTTGCTGTTTTAGCTATATCCATATATGCAAAAAATGTAATAATGACACAAAGTGGCATACAAGTAGCAGATGTAATGGCAAAACAAGCCTCTGAAGCAAGAAAAATATATGCTGGACAAATAATGCCAAAGATTCAAGGTCTTGGTGGATATGACCATGCTGATTGGAAAGATATGGATGGTGCTGTACCAGCAGCTGCAACACTTGTAAATATGATAGGACATAATGTAGCTAATGTAATGCCAGGAGTTAATCTAAGACTTTATAGTGAGCTTCCTTTTACTAATAGAAAACTAGAATTAGATGATTTTGAGAGAAGATCACTAAAAGCACTAGAAAAAAATCCTACACAACCATACTATGAACTTATAGATAATAATGGACAATCAATGCTAAGATATGCTATTTCTGATGTTATGGCTCAAGGATGTGTAAATTGTCATAATAACCATGGGTTGTCACCAAAAACTGACTGGAAAGTTGGAGATTTTAGAGGTGCTGTTGGAGTAAGTGTTCCGTTAAACGAACTAGAAGGAAGTATATCAAAACAATTTAATATAGTACAATTTAGCTTGGCAATAGCTATGATTTTATTAGTAGTCGCATTGTTATTTGTTGCTAATAGTATAGTAAATAGTACAGTAGCTATAAAAGATGGCTTACTCACATTCTTTTCATTTTTAAATAAAGAAACTACTAAAGCTGAACTAATTTCTCTTGATAGTAAAGATGAATTTGGTCAGATGGCTAAAGTTATTAATCAAAATATTACTACTATTGAGCAAGATTTAATTAAAGATACAAAAACTGTTTTAGCTACTATTAAGGTGGTTGATAGTGTTAAAAACGGTGATTTAAGTCACAATGTATCTGTAGTTCCTGCTAATCCACAGTTACTTGAGCTTACTAAAACACTAAATGAAATGCTTGAAATACTAAGAAGTAAAGTTGGAACTGACCTAAATGCTATTTCAAAAGTCTTATCAGATTTTGCTCAATACAACTTTACTACAAAAGTACCAAATAGCAAGGGTGAAATTGAAAAAGCAATTAATGATTTAGGAGAAGAGATATCACAGCTATTAAAACAATCACTTACAATTGGAAAAACATTAGATGATGTTTCAGATCAGTTAATAGGAAATGTTGAAGTATTAAACCGTAATTCTAACCATGCAGCTGCAAGTTTAGAAGAAACAGCTGCTGCACTTGAAGAAATTACAAGTACTATTACAAACAACTCTAACAGTGTATCACAAATGGCAACTTACTCAAATCAAGTAAGCTCTTCAGCAAAAAAAGGACAAGAACTTGCTAAAAACACTACAACTGCTATGGACGAGATTACATCACAAGTTAGTCTAATAAATGAAGCAATAGCAGTAATTGATCAAATTGCATTCCAAACAAATATCTTATCTTTAAATGCTGCTGTTGAAGCTGCAACTGCAGGAGAAGCTGGAAAAGGATTTGCTGTTGTTGCTGGAGAGGTAAGAAATCTTGCTTCAAGAAGTGCTGAAGCTGCTAAAGAGATAAAGCATATTGTAGAAAATGCAACTCAAAAAGCTGACCAAGGTAAAGCTATAAGTAATGAAATGATAAAAGGGTATGAAGAATTACTAGAAAACATAAATAAAACAACACAAATGATTGATGAGATTTCTACAGCCTCTAAAGAACAAGAAGCTGGAATAATCCAAATCAATGATGCAATAACTCAACTTGACCAACAAACTCAAGCAAATGCATCTATTGCTAATCAAACCAAACAAGTAGCACTTCAAACTGACACTATCGCAAAAGAAATTGTGGCTGATGCTATGAAAAAAGATTTTATTGGGAAGAAATGA
- a CDS encoding zinc ribbon domain-containing protein, translating into MESIQEFLSAYRTILYTILFTLVVAVLVMKYWDKVKFWWLCTWASFPVIGKISKLSKDTESMEGNNWFSSETSLCSDFYAHYDRYDKDAEHYDRCKSYLSKVDELGRKPFPSFMWLIVFVLVLLEAAGFAYVLAGFTIPGASEAVQQYGAFGIAIIISIILVGFTHWTGHEIYKNSLIKKIRVWYINDRRDDKPNLERDDRITLETNNLDDNAPNYIKVLNRVNTNATVTPSWMISIITAIFVVVIAVGATYVRGQVLEKQLIEEVSNIQTDVYSAFPMELVGNQEKADTKALEDRQDSDRKGGWATFIVLAVLFVFIQLLGILFGFKWGFVGKESLNSYLDYHNFRTKQDFISYFKKEKEKIAKIAQQKLQNLQQRMFQNASLTGTSSKQSELIRNKEHRTFLNYVVMQHQESENHNIEITKVTSSSVQKKVDDIKLIIEEKSIKVFCSECGSELGVDSKFCPNCGNKVETKVKVPTCPECNTVYEDGLKFCPKDGAKLELA; encoded by the coding sequence ATGGAGTCAATACAAGAGTTTTTATCGGCATATAGGACTATTTTATACACAATTTTATTCACACTAGTTGTTGCAGTACTAGTGATGAAATATTGGGATAAGGTTAAGTTTTGGTGGTTGTGTACATGGGCAAGTTTTCCAGTCATAGGTAAAATAAGTAAATTATCTAAAGATACTGAAAGTATGGAAGGTAATAATTGGTTTAGTAGTGAAACTTCTTTATGCTCAGATTTTTATGCACATTATGATAGATATGATAAGGATGCTGAGCATTATGATAGATGTAAATCATATTTATCAAAAGTGGATGAGTTAGGGAGAAAACCTTTTCCTTCATTTATGTGGCTTATTGTATTTGTACTTGTATTACTTGAAGCAGCTGGGTTTGCCTATGTACTGGCTGGTTTTACAATACCAGGAGCTAGTGAAGCTGTTCAGCAATATGGTGCATTTGGTATAGCTATAATTATATCAATTATATTAGTTGGTTTTACACATTGGACTGGTCATGAAATATATAAAAACTCTTTGATAAAGAAAATAAGAGTATGGTATATAAATGATAGAAGAGATGATAAACCAAACTTAGAAAGAGATGACAGGATTACATTGGAAACTAATAATTTAGATGACAATGCCCCTAATTATATAAAAGTGTTAAATAGAGTTAATACAAATGCTACAGTAACACCAAGTTGGATGATATCTATTATTACAGCTATTTTTGTTGTTGTAATTGCAGTTGGGGCAACTTATGTAAGAGGACAAGTTCTTGAAAAACAATTAATAGAAGAAGTATCTAACATTCAAACAGATGTATATTCTGCATTTCCAATGGAATTAGTTGGAAATCAAGAAAAAGCTGATACTAAAGCATTGGAAGATAGACAAGATTCAGATAGAAAAGGTGGTTGGGCAACTTTTATTGTACTAGCAGTATTATTTGTATTTATACAATTATTAGGAATATTATTTGGTTTTAAGTGGGGATTTGTTGGAAAAGAAAGCTTAAATTCATATCTAGACTACCATAATTTTAGGACTAAGCAAGATTTTATTAGTTATTTTAAAAAAGAAAAAGAAAAAATTGCTAAAATTGCTCAACAAAAATTACAAAACTTACAACAAAGAATGTTTCAAAATGCTTCTTTAACAGGAACATCTTCTAAACAGTCTGAATTGATAAGAAATAAGGAGCATAGGACATTTTTAAATTATGTTGTAATGCAACATCAAGAAAGTGAAAACCATAATATTGAAATTACAAAAGTTACATCATCAAGCGTGCAAAAAAAAGTAGATGATATTAAGCTCATTATTGAAGAAAAATCTATCAAAGTCTTTTGTAGTGAATGTGGTAGTGAACTTGGTGTTGATTCAAAGTTTTGTCCAAATTGTGGCAATAAAGTTGAGACAAAAGTAAAAGTCCCTACTTGCCCTGAGTGTAATACAGTTTATGAAGATGGATTGAAATTTTGTCCAAAAGATGGTGCCAAGTTGGAGTTAGCATGA
- the murI gene encoding glutamate racemase codes for MRVGVFDSGVGGLTVVKSLLEHKLFKEIIYYGDTARVPYGVKDKNTIIRYAVEALEFFKNFEIDIFVIACNTVSAYALDRLVQEADIPVVGVINPGVIALKNSFIKKDINILVIGTKATIRSGSYETQLKSDGYTNIISIQTGLFVPIVEEGIFDGEVLDSTMRYYFKDINNIDAIILGCTHFPLIEKKISEYFGGAKCIHSGDAIVEYLQKNYNCDKNFDKTSVQFFASDNPDGLKSVAKEWLGDLLHE; via the coding sequence TTGAGAGTTGGTGTATTTGATAGTGGGGTTGGTGGACTTACAGTTGTAAAATCACTTCTTGAACATAAGCTATTTAAAGAAATTATCTATTATGGAGATACTGCAAGGGTTCCATATGGAGTAAAAGATAAAAACACTATTATCAGATATGCTGTTGAAGCTTTAGAGTTTTTTAAGAACTTTGAAATAGATATATTTGTAATAGCTTGTAACACTGTAAGTGCCTATGCTCTTGATAGACTTGTGCAAGAAGCTGATATTCCTGTTGTTGGTGTTATCAACCCTGGTGTTATTGCTTTGAAAAATTCTTTTATAAAAAAAGATATCAATATACTTGTAATAGGAACAAAAGCTACTATTAGATCAGGCTCATACGAAACTCAGTTAAAAAGTGATGGATATACTAATATAATATCGATTCAAACAGGGCTTTTTGTCCCAATTGTTGAAGAGGGTATTTTTGATGGTGAAGTATTGGATTCAACCATGAGATATTACTTTAAAGATATAAACAATATAGATGCTATCATACTAGGATGTACACATTTTCCTTTAATAGAAAAGAAAATAAGTGAATATTTTGGTGGTGCTAAGTGTATTCATAGTGGGGATGCTATTGTAGAGTATTTGCAAAAAAACTATAATTGTGATAAAAATTTTGACAAAACATCAGTTCAGTTTTTTGCTTCAGACAATCCAGATGGATTAAAAAGTGTAGCCAAAGAGTGGTTAGGAGATTTATTGCATGAATAG
- a CDS encoding OmpA family protein yields the protein MNKTTISLAVCTALFLGGCAPSATSLNQNAGKIGGTAIGAGIGAAIGKQFGGRNGALLGAAVGGLLGYMVGDGIDKRRAELAKIAQEEKIEIYSYDIVATDMIIDDNVSDSALSNNDKKGQNSNVVGDVFTIISDENQFDIGSSKLNANAAVAYNKFAQQYAASNRKILIIGHTDDSGDSSFNQKLSEDRAKYVSEIFAGSGIKQENIYYLGAGETQPIADNNTNDGASKNRRVEIIELNDEAEIIKYASSRVANPKFFREVAPTYVVKAPKKEKIVAEVQKDSSQTIDNTFTQTKQPIPTKTKVVFDKNTKNYIDFKGEPIINNEFTLVSKFGEPVHNNSSKGLFTTKAVASSDFSNAYVSCVYDKPRFGGETKSLATGEKVSYSTKDFKKGLNETSWTSNIDDHLIGFTPVGVLKDGAKVTQNPDVYVYKNYDPINPKNADVKLKTHVNTYQGTQGMIYRVFVDDDSSQIKCVDIVFDEKNTNQQSVGKLYYANNNDMYQREFQIKQLQKN from the coding sequence ATGAACAAAACAACCATATCGCTAGCTGTTTGTACAGCACTTTTTTTGGGAGGGTGTGCACCGAGTGCAACATCATTAAATCAAAATGCTGGTAAAATTGGTGGTACAGCAATAGGTGCAGGAATTGGTGCAGCAATTGGTAAACAGTTTGGTGGAAGAAATGGAGCATTATTAGGTGCTGCAGTTGGTGGTCTCTTAGGCTACATGGTCGGTGATGGTATTGACAAAAGAAGAGCTGAATTAGCTAAAATTGCTCAAGAAGAAAAAATAGAAATATATTCTTATGATATAGTAGCAACAGATATGATAATAGATGATAATGTTTCTGATAGTGCATTATCAAATAATGATAAAAAAGGACAAAATTCAAATGTAGTTGGTGATGTATTTACTATTATTTCTGATGAAAACCAATTTGATATAGGTTCAAGTAAGTTAAATGCAAATGCAGCTGTAGCGTATAATAAATTTGCACAACAATATGCAGCAAGTAATAGAAAAATATTAATTATTGGACATACAGATGATAGTGGTGATTCATCTTTTAATCAAAAGTTATCTGAAGATAGAGCAAAGTATGTAAGTGAAATTTTTGCTGGCAGTGGGATAAAACAAGAAAATATTTATTATTTGGGTGCAGGTGAAACCCAACCAATTGCAGATAATAATACTAATGATGGTGCTTCTAAAAATAGAAGGGTTGAAATTATAGAATTAAATGATGAGGCAGAAATCATAAAGTATGCATCATCAAGGGTAGCAAATCCAAAATTCTTTAGAGAAGTAGCTCCTACATATGTTGTTAAAGCACCAAAAAAAGAAAAAATAGTAGCTGAAGTTCAAAAAGATTCTTCACAAACTATTGATAATACATTTACTCAGACAAAACAACCAATTCCTACAAAAACAAAAGTTGTATTTGACAAAAATACAAAAAACTACATCGATTTTAAAGGTGAGCCTATAATAAACAATGAATTTACATTGGTTTCTAAGTTTGGTGAGCCAGTACATAATAATAGTTCTAAAGGTTTGTTCACAACAAAAGCAGTTGCAAGTAGTGACTTTTCTAACGCATATGTAAGTTGTGTATATGATAAGCCAAGATTTGGTGGTGAAACTAAATCTTTAGCAACGGGTGAAAAAGTTAGTTACTCAACAAAGGACTTTAAAAAAGGGTTAAATGAAACTTCTTGGACTTCTAATATAGATGATCATTTAATAGGGTTTACACCTGTAGGTGTGCTGAAAGATGGTGCAAAGGTAACACAAAATCCTGATGTTTATGTGTATAAAAACTATGATCCTATAAATCCAAAAAACGCTGATGTAAAACTAAAAACACATGTCAATACATATCAAGGCACACAAGGGATGATATATAGAGTTTTTGTTGATGATGACTCTAGTCAAATTAAATGTGTTGATATAGTTTTTGATGAGAAAAATACAAATCAACAATCAGTTGGAAAACTTTATTATGCAAATAATAATGATATGTATCAAAGAGAATTTCAAATCAAACAATTACAAAAAAATTAA
- a CDS encoding DNA polymerase III subunit gamma/tau, producing MNSSDRVLALKYRPKRFEDLVGQQTVSQTLSLALDMKRLPHAYLFSGLRGSGKTSTARIMAKSMLCEQGPTSRPCETCQNCLSSNNGRHLDVIEMDAASNRGIEDIKELIEHTKYQPSSGRYKVFIIDEVHMLTTQAFNALLKTLEEPPAFVKFILATTDPLKLPATILSRTQHFRFKAIALKDIIHHLEHILNIEHISYEPKAIELIARSGHGSLRDTLTLLDQAIIYSKGHITASCVTDMLGLIDPDLMDNIFDMILKNQDILDITNKLQEYETDVIIDEMAIFLKQKLITKNTKFSSVLIDRLYRILGDSKQLLSLNSDSDFVLVLMISKMVEATKLKTIDDLISEIEKNTAGLTLSNINTATSSTTNEPQQKVQEEVYKQPLTQELLHNTMQNEPINIEPSSIEQETQPAQRKGEDTFKLASQKLAERSYDLGECFEKNFIYKDFDSTTNKLHIISIAEGECKKLLWKQFAYVRMTLEECFDAHLEIEFHKQTPLQEDNQEELKKKLISDTTLSSDNQTDFDEVSSMIEEEVLGDEVTNSGCVADMIPAQPNNPASKELQIEDILNSNFVNKAKELFDPKKIIVRSKI from the coding sequence ATGAATAGCAGTGATAGAGTTTTAGCACTTAAATATCGCCCAAAAAGATTTGAAGATCTTGTTGGACAACAAACTGTATCTCAAACGCTCTCTTTAGCTCTTGATATGAAGAGGCTTCCTCATGCATATCTTTTTAGTGGACTAAGAGGAAGTGGTAAAACAAGTACAGCTAGAATAATGGCTAAATCAATGCTATGTGAACAAGGTCCTACATCAAGACCTTGTGAAACTTGCCAAAATTGTTTAAGCTCAAATAATGGACGCCATCTTGATGTAATAGAAATGGATGCAGCGAGTAATCGTGGTATTGAAGATATCAAAGAGTTGATAGAACATACAAAATATCAGCCAAGTTCTGGTAGATATAAGGTTTTTATTATAGATGAAGTTCATATGCTTACAACACAAGCATTTAATGCACTTTTAAAAACTCTAGAAGAACCTCCAGCGTTTGTAAAGTTTATTCTTGCTACTACTGATCCACTAAAACTTCCAGCAACAATACTAAGTCGTACTCAACACTTTAGATTTAAGGCTATTGCATTAAAAGATATTATTCACCATTTGGAACATATCTTAAATATAGAACATATTTCGTATGAGCCAAAAGCAATAGAGCTTATTGCACGAAGTGGACATGGGTCACTTAGAGATACTTTGACACTACTTGATCAAGCTATAATATACTCAAAAGGGCATATAACTGCAAGTTGTGTTACTGATATGCTAGGGCTTATAGATCCTGATTTGATGGATAATATTTTTGATATGATACTTAAAAATCAAGATATCTTAGATATTACAAATAAGCTTCAAGAGTATGAAACAGATGTGATTATAGATGAAATGGCAATTTTTCTAAAACAAAAGCTAATAACAAAAAATACAAAATTTAGTTCTGTTTTGATAGATAGATTGTATAGAATTTTAGGTGATAGTAAACAACTTTTGAGTTTAAATAGTGATAGTGACTTTGTACTTGTATTGATGATTTCAAAAATGGTTGAAGCAACTAAATTAAAAACTATTGATGATTTGATTAGTGAAATAGAGAAAAATACAGCAGGTTTGACCCTTTCTAATATAAATACGGCAACATCTAGCACTACAAATGAACCACAACAAAAAGTTCAAGAAGAAGTATACAAGCAACCATTAACACAAGAGCTGTTACATAATACTATGCAAAATGAACCTATAAATATAGAACCATCTAGTATAGAACAAGAAACACAACCAGCTCAAAGAAAAGGTGAAGATACTTTTAAACTTGCTAGTCAAAAACTTGCAGAAAGAAGCTATGATTTAGGTGAGTGTTTTGAGAAAAATTTCATATATAAAGATTTTGACAGTACTACAAATAAACTTCATATTATCAGTATAGCTGAGGGTGAGTGTAAAAAGCTTTTATGGAAGCAGTTTGCTTATGTAAGAATGACACTTGAAGAGTGTTTTGATGCCCATTTAGAAATAGAGTTTCATAAACAAACTCCACTGCAAGAAGATAATCAAGAAGAGTTAAAAAAAAAACTAATTTCTGATACAACTTTATCATCAGATAATCAAACTGACTTTGATGAGGTTTCTTCAATGATTGAAGAAGAAGTTTTGGGTGATGAGGTAACTAATAGTGGCTGTGTGGCTGATATGATACCAGCACAGCCAAATAATCCAGCTTCAAAAGAGTTGCAAATAGAAGATATTTTAAATTCCAACTTTGTAAATAAAGCAAAAGAACTTTTTGATCCTAAAAAAATAATTGTTAGGAGTAAGATTTAG